CTATGTTACACaacttccgacctgaagctgtcATTATCTGATGGgcaataattgaaaataaaacatTAATTTAATTGGACCACTACATTCAAATACTGCTGAATTTTGTTCATATAAATTGGCATTTGAGCCCTGCATTTTTATGGGAattttgtctcttttcttttttgaacAATAGATGTAGACatgttttaatttttcaattcatGAGGCAATACTTGATGACATTGTGTTGTTGTCATTGGCTGTAGTACTCGCATTGTGCTGGTCCTGTTGGCCTTCAGAGTATGACTTCTTTTGTGTTTGGAAATTGACTATTGCTTAAATTTAACTGTGTGGAAATTCAATATATAATCATAGTTCACATTGGGTTAGACCTGTATCTACTGCCCGCTATAGCATGTATAATTTGACATGGTTTTTTCGTAATAAATCACAACAGTGCATGCATACAGAAGGGCCTTCCTACAGGATAGAATAACTTCTTTTCATTTTGTCTAATTGTTCTTAAGGCATTCTTTGATATATTCCATTTTGCTGTTATGATTCTTAATGAACATATCTGGTTGATGGCCTGTTACTTGGCTGGATGATTTTGAAGGGAGAGGGAAGGGGGAGTGAAAGGCTAAGGAACAAGAAAAGCTAAGAGGTCTCATCCTATTTTTATTGTTGCTTCCCTTCTGTCCCTTTGTTCCTTCTTCTTTGTTCACTCAACAAACTCCCCAGTACaatgatgttttttttttgtcctgACCACGAGGTGTCATCACCAAACATTGGATGTGAGTGAGAGCAACTAGGTTACACCCCTCCCTACAATGTGAATCCCTCCAACCTTTGTCTAGAAGCTCTACAGATCTAGCTCATTTACCACTAGACAAAGCTATTTATTAAAATACCTGTTGCAATTCATCAAAACATGAAAAGCATTATCATTACCTGCAAAAGTTATCGTTGAATTGTCATCTTACAATATATTCCTTTCTCACATTTTCAGAATACTCGTTTCTGCATGTCTTTGGTTGAGACACTGCTATTGACGTTTTCTACCTTTTCATTCTTTTTATTCAGGCAAAAACAATGGCTTTCCGGCAGTGGAGGCATTTGGGTCTTTCACTATGGACTTATTTACCTCTAATAGTGACCTGGATCTATCAATTAACTTCAGTAATGATATGGTTGACTTCCCCCGTGATAGGAAGATTTCTTGTCTTAAGATACTTGCAGATGTCTTGAATGATCATCAAAGTAAAgtcatatttcttttctttatatcttTTAAACTGCATACCACCAAAAAGATCGGTGCAAAACTTTGGCCAATGTGACTAAATGTGGGTTGTTTTTGCTCATGCTGTTTATGGTTAGTATATGCTCAAATTGTTTTCATCTTATGGTTGTATACTCAAATCGGTGACATCTTGTTCTTGATCATTTTGCATAAATTATTGTTTCCCAAGTTCTAAGCCTTTTTCCTTTTGAGATTACAGAGAGGGGACTTGTCACTAGGGTTTTGCCAATTTTAACAGCTAGAGTTCCAGTTTTGAAAGTTGTAGACTGTGAAACTGGAGTGGAATGtgatttttcaattgaaaataaGGATGGCATTTCCAGATCCTTGTTCTATTCAATTGTTGCTTCAATTGATGAAAGATTTTCGAAATTGAGTTATTTGCTAAGATTCTTATATTTACTGCTTTATTTGTTGATATCAACTATTGCTTGGATTGATGAAAGGTTTCTGAAATTGAGTTATATGGTAAGATTCTTATATTTACTGATTTGTTGATATCAATTGTTGCTACAATTGATGAAAGTTTTCTGAAATTAAGTTATTTGGTAAGATTCTTATATTTACTGCTTTATTTGTTAATATGCTAGTACTCATAGTTGAGTTTCTTGAATTTACTCTCAGTATGATTAAGTTttcttatattatttttcttttgtttcataTCCTATACTTATTTCAGGATGTTTTGCCATGTTGTGAAGTTTATGTATTTTTTCCTGTATACTTGTGTTAATTTCGGGAGAGAAAAATATATGTTTTTATTGTCAGCAAGAAGTATGATATATGCCTTCTTGCAGATGAAAGCTTGGGCAAAAGCACGTGATATTAACAGCTCGAGGGATCACACTATGAATTCTTTATCAATAATTTCCTTAGTAGCGTTTCATTTACAGGTGACACTTTCTTAGTTTTCATTGTAATGTTATGGTAGGATTGTTATTGTTGTGGTCAAATTATGACAACATTCAAATGGACCCACTCGAAGGTATCCTAGTGAGGTTTACTGGGCTTCTAAACTAAAAGAAGCTATATTTGGCTGGAAAGAAGGATCAAGTAGTGCCTAAGTCCACTAGGTTACCTTACCCTGGCAATATGTGCCTTAGCGTGTTGTGGAACTATTGCAATGGTTGCTTGAAGCAAAGAAATAGACAAGGGGATGGAATGTCACTGGATCCATAGACCAAGAGTCTAACCCATAATCTCCATATGCGACTTAACTTTTATAGGGCAAGAATAGAGTTAGTTACACGATCTATTGTCAAAGATGTGTGTTAGCTCCTCGTTCTTAATCATACATTAGCGTAGTTAAACTACTACGTGCCCTCTCTCCGTGTCATTTTTCAATTTGTAAAGGTTTTTGCTAGTTGCTCCAGCTTAGTGCTTGATTGGATCAACCTTATATCCACTTGATGATCTGCTAGTGTATGGTTTTGGCTATTTATGCTAATAGTCTAAGGGACTAAAAATGAATATGAGAACTGGCAACTCTTGCTCTTTATAGAATATTTGCATCAATCCCATTACTGTTTTCAACTTTTTCCCAATTTACATTAAATCTTAGGGTTTAATATGCTATATAAGAAATTACTTTTTTTTAGTAATTCTCAAGGTTTAAAATGTTGAACCTTGCTAGAGTTCTGGTCTTTGGCCAAAATGATGCTGTTTAATTCAACGCTAGAGTTGTGGCAAATTAAAGGTGGAGGAAGGGGATTGAGAAGAATAAAAAAGGAGAATAGATCTGAGTAAAGTTTAAATTATTATTCTTTGTAAGAGTTTTATGTCCGGACTTAGATAatcaataaatgctctagttaggctacaataaaataataaaaaatttatttaaatataggtgatgatatagtaggagataaagCTCAATGGCGTAGAAGAATTCATATAGCTGACTCCACTTAGTGGgataaggtttgattgttgttggttgttgttgttgtaagagTTTTACTCCTCATTTGGAGTGGTATAGTTTTGGTACCATGTTGTGGTGACACTCTACGCCTAttggcgagtacaaagcatgccAAGATGAATTTGTGTTAATATTCTTTAACTTGGTTAATTTGTTTGTAGAAATAAGAGAATAATATGGTCAATTGAATTAAATATTATAGTACTATATCATGTAATGCTTGTGTTAAGTCAGTTGGAGTGGTATAGTTTTTGCCGTGTTATGTTGATAGTTGACTACTTTGATATGCATCAAAGCATGCCGAAATGAAtatgatgatttttttaaatactaTTTCACTTAGTTAATTTACTTGTCTTACTATACTGTACAAATACTTGACACGTGTAAGTTAAAGCATGCTGAGCTGAATTGAAATGAGGTTTACTCATTTAGTattcttttataaaaaatttctacaatatc
This window of the Zingiber officinale cultivar Zhangliang chromosome 3B, Zo_v1.1, whole genome shotgun sequence genome carries:
- the LOC121967424 gene encoding protein HESO1-like, encoding MSSTDLLKLAANLESKKSKINFEPEVLSTLGSLLLDVHAVCQPKPTDYENRRKLVQKFNKLALEVYGKNNGFPAVEAFGSFTMDLFTSNSDLDLSINFSNDMVDFPRDRKISCLKILADVLNDHQKRGLVTRVLPILTARVPVLKVVDCETGVECDFSIENKDGISRSLFYSIVASIDERFSKLSYLLRFLYLLLYLLISTIAWIDERFLKLSYMVRFLYLLIC